The stretch of DNA CACCCTGGATCTGGAGCCCTATCTGAAGGAGCAGGTGGTGCTCATGCTGCCGGTGAAGCCGTTATGCTCCGATTCCTGCCGGGGTCTGTGCCCGCGCTGTGGCGCCGATTTGAATCTGGGGCCTTGCGCCTGCCAAGGCGGGCCTTCCGGTCGCCCCGGCACGTCGTAATTTTTACAGGTTGATAAAGGAGAACACCCATGGCACTCCCCAAACGGAGGCATTCGCCCACCCGCCGCAACAAGCGGCGCAGCCACTACCGCCTGAGTTTGCCCCATCTGTCGGTGTGCCCCAAGTGCAATGAACCCCGGCTGCCGCACCGGGCTTGCCCCGCCTGCGGCTTCTACAAGGGCCGGCTGGTGGTGCCCGCCGCCGCGGAATAACCTTGCCCCGATAAAGGTGCCCCATGGATTATCTGTTGACCGAGGAGCAGCAGATGCTCCAGGACCTGGCGCGGCGCATCGCCTACGAGAAGATCAAGCCGGCCCG from Desulfobaccales bacterium encodes:
- the rpmF gene encoding 50S ribosomal protein L32; its protein translation is MALPKRRHSPTRRNKRRSHYRLSLPHLSVCPKCNEPRLPHRACPACGFYKGRLVVPAAAE